A genomic region of Trifolium pratense cultivar HEN17-A07 linkage group LG3, ARS_RC_1.1, whole genome shotgun sequence contains the following coding sequences:
- the LOC123917136 gene encoding calcium-dependent protein kinase 2-like, translating to MGCFLSKDKDSEPEHHNGYRYAESSGLRNNHDQQVNQSRTPPPSTSSYQPQIPLKPSSNSAPSPKPVIKQDTNTILGKSFEDVKQFYTLGKELGRGQFGVTYLCTENSTKLLYACKSISKRKLVSKSDREDIKREIQIMQHLSGQPNIVEFKGAYEDRNSVHVVMELCAGGELFDRIIAKGHYSEKAAASICRQIVNVVHICHFMGVMHRDLKPENFLLSSKDENALLKATDFGLSVFIEEGKVYRDIVGSAYYVAPEVLRRRCGKEIDIWSAGVILYILLSGVPPFWAETEKGIFDAILEGHIDFDSDPWPKISDSAKDLVRKMLIQDPKKRITSAQVLEHPWIKGGNASDKPIDSAVLSRMKQFRAMNKLKKLALKVIAENMSEEEIRGLKAMFTNMDTDNSGTITYEELKAGLQRLGSKLSEAEVKQLMEAADVDGNGTIDCIEFMTATMHRHKLERDDHLYKAFQYFDKDSSGFITRDELETAMKEYGMGDDATIKEIISEVDTIISEVDTDHDGRINYEEFCAMMRSGNQQVKLF from the exons ATGGGTTGTTTTCTAAGTAAAGACAAAGATTCAGAACCAGAACATCACAATGGTTATAGATATGCTGAATCTTCTGGTCTTAGGAACAACCATGATCAACAAGTCAACCAATCAAGAACACCACCACCTAGTACTTCATCTTATCAACCTCAAATACCATTGAAACCTTCATCAAATTCAGCTCCAAGTCCAAAACCTGTTATAAAACAAGACACAAACACAATCCTAGGAAAAAGTTTTGAAGATGTGAAACAATTCTACACACTTGGTAAAGAATTGGGTAGAGGTCAATTTGGAGTAACATATCTATGTACTGAAAATTCAACAAAATTGCTTTATGCTTgtaaatcaatttcaaagaggAAACTTGTGAGTAAATCTGATAGAGAAGATATAAAAAGAGAAATTCAGATTATGCAACATTTAAGTGGTCAACCAAATATAGTTGAATTTAAAGGAGCTTATGAAGATAGAAATTCAGTTCATGTTGTTATGGAACTTTGTGCTGGTGGTGAACTTTTTGATAGGATTATTGCTAAAGGACATTATAGTGAAAAAGCAGCTGCTTCTATATGTAGACAGATTGTTAATGTTGTTCATATTTGTCATTTTATGGGTGTTATGCATAGGGATCTCAAGCCAGAGAATTTCTTGTTGTCTAGTAAAGATGAAAATGCACTTCTTAAAGCAACTGATTTTGGTTTGTCTGTTTTTATTGAAGAAg GAAAGGTGTACCGTGATATAGTTGGAAGTGCTTATTATGTTGCCCCAGAAGTTCTTCGTCGCAGATGCGGAAAAGAAATCGATATATGGAGTGCAGGAGTAATATTATATATCTTACTTAGTGGTGTCCCTCCATTTTGGGCTG AGACTGAAAAGGGAATATTTGATGCCATATTGGAAGGTCATATTGATTTTGACAGTGATCCATGGCCTAAAATATCGGACAGCGCCAAGGATCTTGTTCGTAAAATGCTTATACAGGATCCGAAGAAACGCATTACTTCCGCACAGGTTCTAG AGCATCCATGGATTAAAGGTGGAAATGCTTCTGATAAGCCAATAGACAGCGCTGTTCTTTCTAGAATGAAGCAATTTAGAGCTATGAATAAACTTAAGAAACTTGCATTGAAG GTCATTGCTGAGAATATGTCTGAAGAAGAGATCCGAGGTTTGAAGGCGATGTTTACAAATATGGACACAGACAACAGTGGTACAATTACCTATGAAGAACTAAAAGCAGGATTGCAAAGACTTGGCTCAAAGCTATCAGAGGCTGAAGTTAAACAACTTATGGAAGCT GCTGATGTAGATGGAAATGGCACAATTGATTGCATTGAATTCATGACTGCTACAATGCATAGACACAAGTTAGAAAGAGATGACCATCTTTACAAGGCCTTCCAATATTTCGATAAAGACAGCAGTGG GTTTATTACAAGAGATGAACTGGAAACTGCCATGAAAGAATATGGTATGGGAGATGATGCCAcaatcaaagaaattatatcCGAAGTCGATACAATTATATCTGAAGTGGACACAGATCAC GATGGTAGAATCAACTATGAAGAATTCTGTGCAATGATGAGGAGTGGAAACCAACAAGTTAAGCTATTCTAA
- the LOC123917135 gene encoding protein translation factor SUI1 homolog 2-like, with translation MVELEIQIPTTFDPFAEAKDSDSTGTAGYVHIRIQQRNGKKSLTTVQGLKKEFSYEKVLKDLKKEFCCNGNVVQDKELGKIIQLQGDQRKKVSQFLVKAGLVMKDQIKIHGF, from the coding sequence ATGGTTGAGTTGGAAATTCAGATCCCAACGACATTTGATCCATTCGCTGAGGCCAAAGATTCGGATTCAACTGGAACAGCAGGGTATGTTCATATACGCATTCAACAAAGGAATGGAAAAAAGAGCTTAACAACTGTTCAAGGGCTGAAGAAAGAGTTCAGCTACGAGAAAGTTCTGAAAGATCTTAAGAAAGAGTTCTGTTGCAACGGTAATGTTGTGCAGGATAAAGAACTTGGCAAAATTATCCAACTTCAAGGTGATCAACGCAAGAAGGTTTCTCAGTTTTTGGTTAAGGCTGGTCTTGTGATGAAGGATCAGATTAAGATTCATGGTTTTTGA
- the LOC123917138 gene encoding reactive Intermediate Deaminase A, chloroplastic-like, whose translation MASWCAARTFHIPPINSAVLHRRASWAAGIGGASAAGTAMWRSSKRSMPFLCMSLSTDTRINKEAVQTEKAPAALGPYSQAIKANNLLFVSGVLGLVPETGKFVSDDVEDQTEQVLKNMGEILKSGGASYASVVKTTILLADLKDFKKVNEIYAKYFPSPAPARATYQVAALPLDAKIEIECIAAL comes from the exons ATGGCGTCTTGGTGTGCTGCAAGGACCTTCCACATTCCACCCATCAACTCCGCCGTTCTCCACCGCCGAGCATCATGGGCCGCCGGGATCGGTGGAGCTTCAGCTGCCGGCACTGCTATGTGGCGTTCCTCTAAGCGCTCTATGCCTTTCTTATGCATGAGCCTTTCCACTGATACCC GGATCAACAAGGAAGCTGTTCAGACTGAAAAGGCCCCGGCGGCATTGGGGCCGTATTCTCAAGCAATCAAAGCCAACAACCTTTTATTTGTCTCGGGTGTACTTGGTCTTGTTCCTGAG ACAGGGAAGTTCGTCTCTGATGATGTTGAAGATCAGACTGAGCAG GTTCTCAAAAACATGGGGGAGATCCTAAAATCTGGGGGTGCCAGCTATGCATCAGTTGTTAAGACAACAATTTT GTTGGCTGACTTGAAGGACTTCAAGAAAGTTAACGAGATCTATGCTAAAT ACTTTCCTTCACCGGCCCCAGCTCGCGCGACATATCAAGTAGCTGCTTTGCCATTGGATGCCAAGATTGAAATTGAGTGCATAGCAGCACTGTGA
- the LOC123917137 gene encoding disease resistance protein RPM1-like encodes MCDTILSCARDNLLPLAREHLLPILREAVDMIRGVPKEIEEMKDELESIEEFINKADKMVDDAEDDKTSHQIKERIKQLKEASFHIEDIIDEYMICEEQPTGCTAGANLVKTMILRLEIAYKIQNIKSQISEMKDASSEKDYGFQFHIQSFSEHGSSSSAANSNAALLQNLRRAPFYMDEADVVGFEMPRDILIDLLLEGRPELTVVSVVGMGGQGKTTLAKKVFDNNKIVKHFHCHVWITVSQSYDIEGLLRDLLREIYKQQGVNPPQSIHQMNRESLVDEVRNYLQEKRYVVVFDDVWNLNFWDDIEFAMIDNKNGSKILITTRKMNVVNACKKSSFVEVHELKGLTKEQSLELFNKKAFRDLNGCCPENLIEISSKIVEKCNGLPLAIVVTGGLLSCKDRNTFTWYKFSENLNSELKEDSKIKRILGLSYHDLPYNLKSCLLYFGLYPEDCVVPSKILIWRWVAEGFLKKERGKTLEEVAEGYLTELIRRSLVQVVSVRNERVKSCRVHDMVHAMILEKCEDLCFCKYIGKNEQSSLIGMVRRLSIESGADNIMESIENSHVRSLLVFSPKTLPESFARRIPTKYKRLKVLALEYAGLLEVPKDLGSLSHLKYFRFRDTHPEARRYTLPKSICMLESLETLDLTGTMFYAMPKEICKLRKLRHFLGSSMSLIQLKDGIAGMTCLQTLREVYLNEGENENDSRVVELIQELGKLKQLRELVLLGVRGKYMSAISSSINEMQQMEKLYIRTIRVDTVINMNLNSPLLMLRNLRLEGKLEKLSEWIPKLQNLVKLTMVLKYSKLTGDVMKLLKSMPNLLYLYVSNCDYEDKFKSLHFQDGWFKNLKELYLHNFDNLSYIHIDEGALCSLQKFQLSSIPQLKTLPIGIQHLQKLDFLCILSMCVEFMESISPDEGKEHWIFKQVPFVEISGGSGAIKHTLSNFERKKR; translated from the exons ATGTGTGACACTATACTTTCCTGTGCTCGTGATAACTTACTTCCACTAGCCCGTGAGCATTTGCTTCCAATATTAAGGGAAGCAGTGGATATGATTAGAGGTGTAccaaaagaaattgaagaaatgaAAGATGAACTTGAAAGCATTGAAGAATTCATCAACAAAGCAGATAAAATGGTTGATGATGCTGAAGATGACAAAACAAGTCACCAAATCAAAGAAAGAATCAAGCAGCTAAAAGAAGCATCCTTTCACATAGAAGATATCATTGATGAATATATGATCTGCGAGGAACAACCTACAGGATGTACTGCTGGTGCTAACTTAGTCAAAACTATGATTCTTCGTCTCGAAATAGCCTACAAGATTCAGAACATCAAATCCCAAATTAGTGAAATGAAAGATGCAAGTTCTGAAAAAGATTATGGCTTCCAGTTCCATATTCAATCTTTTTCAGAACATGGATCAAGCAGTTCTGCAGCCAACTCAAACGCTGCGTTATTGCAGAATCTTCGAAGGGCTCCATTTTACATGGATGAAGCTGATGTCGTAGGCTTTGAAATGCCGAGAGACATATTGATTGATTTGTTGTTAGAGGGAAGACCGGAGCTCACTGTTGTTTCCGTTGTTGGAATGGGAGGACAGGGAAAAACCACTCTAGCCAAGAAAGTTTTTGACAACAACAAGATTGTTAAACACTTTCACTGTCATGTATGGATTACCGTGTCTCAATCATACGATATAGAAGGATTGCTGAGGGACTTGTTGCGCGAGATTTACAAACAACAAGGAGTCAATCCTCCTCAGAGTATTCATCAAATGAATCGAGAGTCGTTAGTTGATGAAGTAAGAAACTACTTGCAGGAAAAAAGGTATGTTGTAGTGTTTGATGATGTATggaatttaaatttttgggaTGATATTGAATTTGCTATGATTGATAACAAAAATGGTAGTAAGATTTTAATCACAACAAGAAAGATGAATGTTGTGAATGCTTGTAAGAAATCTTCTTTTGTTGAAGTGCATGAACTAAAAGGTTTAACTAAAGAACAATCTTTGGAGTTGTTCAATAAGAAGGCATTCCGCGACTTGAATGGATGTTGTCCGGAAAATCTTATTGAAATATCTTCTAAAATTGTTGAAAAATGCAATGGATTACCACTAGCAATTGTAGTCACCGGGGGTCTTCTATCTTGCAAAGATAGAAATACATTTACATGGTACAAGTTTAGTGAAAATCTAAATTCAGAGTTAAAGGAAGATTCCAAGATAAAAAGAATTTTAGGTCTTAGTTACCATGATTTGCCTTACAATCTCAAGTCATGTTTGTTGTATTTTGGATTATATCCTGAAGATTGTGTAGTTCCTTCGAAGATATTGATTTGGCGATGGGTGGCTGAAGGGTTCTTGAAAAAGGAAAGGGGAAAGACTTTGGAAGAGGTTGCAGAAGGATATTTAACAGAATTGATCCGTAGAAGTTTGGTGCAAGTAGTTTCAGTCAGAAATGAAAGAGTAAAAAGTTGTCGTGTTCATGATATGGTGCATGCAATGATCCTTGAAAAATGTGAGGATTTATGCTTTTGCAAGTATATTGGTAAGAACGAACAATCATCTTTAATTGGAATGGTTCGACGTCTATCAATAGAAAGTGGTGCTGATAATATAATGGAAAGTATTGAAAACTCACATGTTCGATCACTACTTGTTTTCAGTCCTAAAACATTACCTGAATCCTTTGCAAGGAGAATCCCTACAAAATACAAGAGGTTGAAGGTGCTTGCTTTGGAGTATGCTGGATTGCTTGAAGTTCCTAAAGATTTGGGAAGTTTGAGCCACTTGAAGTATTTTAGGTTTCGGGACACACATCCAGAAGCTAGACGTTATACACTACCAAAATCCATTTGCATGCTCGAGAGCCTAGAGACCTTGGATTTGACAGGTACAATGTTCTATGCTATGCCGAAGGAGATTTGCAAGCTCAGAAAGTTACGTCATTTTCTAGGCTCGAGTATGTCTTTGATTCAATTGAAGGATGGTATTGCAGGTATGACATGCCTACAAACTCTACGtgaagtttatttaaatgaaggTGAAAATGAAAACGATAGTAGAGTAGTAGAGCTAATCCAAGAGCTAGGAAAGCTAAAACAGCTAAGGGAATTGGTCTTGCTCGGTGTTAGGGGTAAATATATGAGTGCTATATCTTCCTCGATCAATGAGATGCAACAAATGGAGAAACTATATATTCGCACAATCAGAGTTGACACAGTCATCAATATGAATTTGAATTCACCCCTACTTATGCTTCGAAATCTCAGACTTGAGGGGAAGTTAGAGAAGTTGTCTGAGTGGATTccaaaacttcaaaatcttGTTAAGCTGACTATGGTACTTAAATATTCCAAGCTAACAGGTGATGTAATGAAATTACTCAAAAGTATGCCAAACTTGTTGTACCTATATGTCTCCAACTGTGATTATGAAGACAAATTCAAAAGCTTACATTTTCAAGATGGATGGTTTAAGAATTTGAAGGAACTATATCTTCATAATTTTGATAACTTGAGTTACATCCATATTGACGAAGGTGCGTTGTGTTCTCTACAAAAGTTCCAACTATCCTCAATCCCTCAACTCAAGACATTACCAATTGGCATTCAACACTTACAAAAGCTCGATTTTCTCTGTATTTTGAGTATGTGTGTGGAATTTATGGAGAGCATTTCTCCAGATGAAGGAAAAGAGCATTGGATCTTCAAGCAAGTGCCCTTTGTAGAAATTTCTGGAGGATCAGGAGCTATAAAGCATACACTATCCAACTTCGAGAGAAAAAAAAG GTGA